The genomic stretch TTGTCGACATACGCATCGCCAAGCACCTCACGCCTGGTCTCCAGGCCACGGTCGAAGGCTTCGCTGGTCGTCCGCTCGCTCGTCATTCTGGCAATCCTTCCACGATGAGTATCTCGACTTCGGCCGCACCCGCACGGGCTTTTCGCGCCGCGGTGTATTCGGGCGATGCGTGACAGGCGAGCGCGGCGTCCATGCTCTCGAACTCGATGACGACGTTGCGCTGGCGGGGCTCCGGCCCCTCCAGCGCAACGGCTTGTCCGCCACGCGAC from Sphingomonas faeni encodes the following:
- a CDS encoding DUF1330 domain-containing protein → MPKAYWIARVDVTDAEAYADYMALGPAALIGNGGKLLSRGGQAVALEGPEPRQRNVVIEFESMDAALACHASPEYTAARKARAGAAEVEILIVEGLPE